Proteins encoded within one genomic window of Comamonas endophytica:
- a CDS encoding replication initiation protein, with the protein MTKPTRRKASQSAIDVDAKELVQGDGAGTQIIPLALLPPDPADGADKPFATFFIQRKNQGSNFKKPNPLVHNKPHAVMTVMQQKLTNIMLRHAQQNQPVEPATWKISVEEMLRLLNVRTRNYEHIEKTIDELMSIKLRLDVFEEKGLAKHFAVVFPYAKLYAGEITFKIESKALLLLGDSPSYTSLDLLELSALSKVCSVPLFEFCSRYLGIGSTRRVPWQDLRDMLVASKSIPNKAQQWSTFKERYLDPAIKDINASTKLYIEVETERYKTKVTNLRFHVSRQKLALEMSAANSNSETKKHLVDAMQALGLVDKAIYKLLSTYSEEQIEGALKHTKWRVTESKLRKLTYPSRYFLSSLKSGHYQDFLDGRATPATAELFPVADGLHRMPPASVQEAEAAPPAARKPRAATTKSEARNGLNKGRAKLIAAVEKQRILDLKVILGELEKPALQAIYDEYNATLGVEANRIKIGRNRAGVLPSFHAWYARKLWGEEVTDAEIVAMMERMLSA; encoded by the coding sequence GTGACAAAACCAACCCGGCGCAAAGCCAGCCAAAGCGCCATCGACGTCGACGCGAAGGAACTCGTGCAAGGCGACGGGGCGGGCACGCAGATCATCCCCCTGGCGCTGCTGCCGCCCGATCCTGCCGACGGCGCCGACAAGCCCTTCGCCACCTTCTTCATCCAGCGCAAGAACCAGGGCTCCAACTTCAAGAAGCCCAATCCCCTGGTCCACAACAAGCCGCATGCCGTCATGACGGTCATGCAGCAAAAGCTCACCAACATCATGCTGCGGCACGCGCAGCAGAACCAGCCCGTGGAGCCGGCCACCTGGAAGATCTCGGTGGAAGAGATGCTGCGCCTGCTGAACGTCAGGACGCGCAACTACGAGCACATCGAGAAAACCATCGATGAACTCATGTCGATCAAGCTGCGGCTCGATGTGTTCGAGGAAAAGGGGCTGGCCAAGCACTTCGCCGTGGTGTTCCCCTACGCCAAGCTCTATGCCGGCGAGATCACCTTCAAGATCGAGTCCAAGGCCTTGCTGCTGCTGGGCGACAGCCCCTCGTACACCAGCCTCGACCTGCTCGAGCTCAGCGCGCTGTCGAAGGTCTGCTCGGTGCCGCTGTTCGAGTTCTGCTCGCGCTACCTGGGCATTGGCTCGACCCGCCGCGTGCCTTGGCAGGACCTGCGCGACATGCTGGTCGCCTCCAAGAGCATTCCCAACAAGGCCCAGCAATGGAGCACCTTCAAGGAGCGCTACCTGGATCCTGCGATCAAGGACATCAACGCCTCGACCAAGCTGTACATCGAGGTCGAGACCGAGCGCTACAAGACCAAGGTGACGAACCTGCGCTTCCACGTCAGCCGGCAGAAGCTGGCCCTGGAGATGTCGGCGGCCAACAGCAACTCCGAGACCAAGAAGCACCTGGTGGATGCCATGCAGGCGCTGGGTCTGGTCGACAAGGCCATCTACAAGCTGCTGAGCACCTACAGCGAGGAGCAGATCGAGGGAGCGCTCAAGCACACGAAGTGGCGCGTCACCGAGTCCAAGCTGCGCAAGCTGACGTACCCCAGCCGGTACTTCCTCTCCTCGCTGAAATCGGGCCACTACCAGGACTTCCTGGACGGCAGGGCCACGCCAGCGACCGCAGAGCTGTTTCCCGTGGCGGACGGCCTGCACCGCATGCCCCCCGCGAGCGTGCAGGAAGCCGAAGCTGCGCCACCCGCCGCCAGGAAACCCAGGGCCGCGACCACGAAATCCGAGGCCAGGAACGGCCTCAACAAGGGCCGTGCCAAGCTCATCGCCGCCGTGGAGAAGCAGCGCATCCTGGATCTGAAGGTGATTCTCGGGGAGCTGGAAAAGCCGGCGCTGCAGGCGATCTACGACGAATACAACGCCACCCTCGGCGTCGAGGCCAACAGGATCAAGATCGGGCGCAACCGCGCCGGCGTCCTGCCCTCGTTCCACGCCTGGTACGCCAGGAAGCTCTGGGGCGAAGAGGTCACCGACGCCGAGATCGTCGCCATGATGGAGCGCATGCTCAGCGCTTGA
- a CDS encoding SDR family NAD(P)-dependent oxidoreductase, with protein MQSNRPLAVVTGASSGIGYHLARCCAENGFDLVVAADRPLEDAARDLEALGASVTCVQADLAKREGVDQLYATIGGRKVDALLANAGHGLGKGFLEQDFADVQHVIDTNITGTLYLLHKVAADMRASGQGRILITGSIAGFMPGSFQAVYNGSKAFIDSFAAALRNELKDTGVTVSCLMPGPTDTDFFARADMLDTQVGADDSKAKPADVAKVGFEAMMDGEADVVAGFKNKLQAIMAKVTPSQALAAQHRKMAEPGSAQDS; from the coding sequence ATGCAAAGCAATCGCCCTCTTGCCGTAGTGACCGGTGCATCGTCCGGAATCGGTTACCACCTCGCGCGCTGCTGTGCGGAAAACGGCTTCGACCTGGTGGTCGCGGCAGACCGTCCCCTGGAGGACGCGGCCCGCGACCTCGAGGCCCTGGGCGCCAGCGTGACCTGTGTCCAGGCCGATCTGGCGAAGCGCGAAGGGGTTGACCAGCTGTACGCCACCATCGGCGGGCGCAAGGTGGATGCCTTGCTGGCCAACGCCGGGCATGGCTTGGGCAAGGGCTTCCTGGAGCAGGACTTCGCGGATGTGCAGCATGTCATCGACACGAACATCACCGGCACGCTTTACCTGCTGCACAAGGTGGCGGCCGACATGCGCGCCAGCGGCCAGGGCCGGATCCTGATCACCGGCTCCATTGCCGGCTTCATGCCCGGTTCGTTCCAGGCCGTCTACAACGGCAGCAAGGCCTTCATCGATTCGTTTGCCGCGGCCTTGCGCAATGAGCTCAAGGATACCGGGGTGACCGTGAGCTGCCTGATGCCCGGCCCGACCGACACGGATTTCTTTGCCCGCGCCGACATGCTCGACACCCAGGTCGGTGCGGACGACAGCAAGGCCAAGCCGGCCGATGTCGCCAAGGTGGGGTTCGAGGCCATGATGGATGGCGAGGCGGACGTGGTGGCGGGGTTCAAGAACAAGCTCCAGGCCATCATGGCCAAGGTCACGCCTTCGCAGGCGCTGGCGGCGCAGCACCGGAAGATGGCGGAACCGGGCTCCGCGCAAGACAGCTGA
- a CDS encoding GGDEF domain-containing protein translates to MNSAVEQDERKLPDPAGRPFLAAGFFLVLLTVVLIATNVWLAWRSYDAAWSQATTTSRNLGHSVANQLDSVFSEVDRLLNTLSYTLERNEMTPAALESLQPIMVTQISQAEYLHGLFVYGADGRWLVHTQPTQARQANNSDREYFIRHRESRSTRVLISKPVQSRSTGDWIIPVSKRIDDAEGRFAGVLLATVRVDHILQLLNRFDIGEGGAISLGLADGTNVLRRPYAVEDLGRLIPDNPLMQAVNSARAGIARLTSPIDGVKRLVVFEHLPNNPLFVTIALSEKEILSQWRSAAQVQLACVLLVVLVIGFSGRYIIKSLRLRRASDRALRAAHEQIVQKNAQLAELAERDGLTGMLNRRAFDQRFEDILLLGRRHGRPVAVLLFDVDHFKAYNDRYGHPAGDECLRRVAAALSQAIRRPGDVLARYGGEEFIAVLPDTDADGALAVGNAAREEVERLKLPHGASVQGIVTVSCGVASAFRGLLDPTTGALIEQADKALYRAKDQGRNRVVVAGG, encoded by the coding sequence ATGAATTCAGCTGTCGAGCAAGACGAGCGGAAATTGCCCGACCCGGCAGGACGCCCGTTCCTCGCGGCCGGATTCTTCCTAGTGCTGCTCACGGTCGTTTTGATCGCCACCAACGTATGGCTCGCATGGAGAAGCTATGACGCTGCCTGGTCGCAGGCGACCACGACCTCCAGGAACCTCGGCCATTCGGTGGCCAACCAGCTGGACAGCGTTTTCAGCGAAGTGGACAGGTTGCTCAATACGCTGAGCTACACCCTGGAGCGCAACGAGATGACGCCCGCAGCGCTGGAGTCCCTGCAGCCGATCATGGTGACGCAGATCAGCCAGGCCGAGTACCTCCACGGGCTCTTCGTCTACGGCGCCGATGGGCGGTGGCTGGTGCACACCCAACCCACCCAGGCGCGCCAGGCCAACAACTCCGACCGGGAGTATTTCATCCGGCACCGCGAGAGCCGTAGCACGCGCGTCCTGATCAGCAAGCCGGTGCAAAGCCGTTCCACAGGGGATTGGATCATCCCGGTCTCGAAGCGGATCGACGATGCGGAAGGACGCTTCGCCGGGGTCCTGCTGGCCACCGTGCGCGTCGACCACATCCTCCAGCTGCTCAACCGTTTCGATATCGGCGAGGGCGGCGCCATCTCACTGGGCCTGGCGGACGGCACGAACGTCCTGCGGCGCCCCTATGCCGTCGAGGATCTGGGCCGGCTCATCCCGGACAATCCGCTGATGCAGGCGGTCAACAGCGCGCGCGCCGGGATCGCCCGGCTCACCTCGCCGATCGACGGCGTCAAGCGCCTCGTGGTGTTCGAGCATCTGCCCAACAACCCGCTCTTCGTGACCATCGCGCTGTCCGAGAAGGAGATTCTTTCGCAGTGGCGCAGCGCCGCGCAGGTGCAGCTCGCATGCGTGCTTCTGGTGGTCTTGGTCATCGGCTTTTCCGGGCGCTACATCATCAAGAGCCTGAGACTTCGCCGGGCGTCCGACCGCGCCCTGCGCGCCGCGCACGAGCAGATCGTGCAGAAGAACGCGCAGCTGGCGGAACTGGCCGAGCGCGACGGCCTCACCGGGATGCTGAACCGACGCGCTTTCGACCAGCGCTTCGAGGACATCCTGCTGCTGGGCCGGCGGCACGGCCGCCCGGTGGCGGTGCTGCTTTTCGACGTCGATCACTTCAAGGCCTATAACGACCGGTACGGCCATCCCGCGGGGGACGAGTGCCTGCGCCGTGTCGCGGCCGCGCTGTCCCAGGCCATCCGCCGCCCGGGAGATGTGCTCGCGCGCTATGGCGGCGAGGAATTCATCGCCGTGCTGCCGGACACCGACGCCGATGGCGCGCTGGCAGTCGGCAACGCGGCCCGGGAGGAAGTCGAGCGGCTGAAGCTGCCCCACGGCGCGAGCGTGCAAGGCATCGTCACCGTCTCCTGCGGGGTCGCGTCAGCCTTCAGGGGCCTGCTCGATCCGACGACGGGTGCCTTGATCGAGCAGGCGGACAAGGCCCTCTATCGCGCCAAGGACCAGGGGCGCAACCGGGTGGTCGTGGCGGGAGGGTAG
- a CDS encoding EamA family transporter produces the protein MDSTTWLAPCAGHGLYARAPRALAGTAALLGSYAIALWAMLHAPVALVAALRETSMIFAALIGTVFLGERFGWERAAGTALVAAGVVRLRFG, from the coding sequence TTGGACTCGACGACCTGGCTTGCGCCGTGCGCAGGCCATGGCCTATATGCGCGCGCGCCGCGGGCGCTGGCCGGCACCGCCGCATTGCTGGGCAGCTACGCCATCGCGCTCTGGGCCATGCTGCACGCGCCGGTGGCCCTGGTCGCCGCCCTGCGCGAGACCTCGATGATCTTTGCCGCGCTGATCGGCACCGTCTTCCTGGGCGAACGCTTCGGCTGGGAGCGCGCAGCAGGCACGGCGCTGGTGGCGGCCGGGGTGGTCAGGCTGCGTTTCGGCTAG
- a CDS encoding EamA family transporter gives MGVSLLLVSALLFAALLHAGWNALIKSGGEKSLDTALIPSLGVFLAVPAVFYLGLPPPAAWPFIAASSLVRIAYYAALAGAYRHGDLGLTYPIMRGSAPLLVALASAALGAPLSRQAWLGVVLLSAGVLLVGLARTGLDTAGAGNHRKALGFALANACIIASYTVIDSLGVRAAGDAFSYAAALFLFDGLPFMALVLWRAGPRRAEALAYLRARAALALIGTAASIGSYSIALWAMLHAPVALVAALRETSVVFAALIGTWVLRERFGWGRAAGTVLVVAGVAALRLS, from the coding sequence ATGGGCGTGAGCCTCCTGCTGGTCTCGGCCCTCCTGTTCGCGGCGCTGCTGCACGCCGGCTGGAACGCGCTGATCAAGTCCGGCGGCGAGAAGTCGCTGGACACTGCGCTGATCCCGAGCCTCGGCGTGTTCCTTGCGGTGCCTGCCGTCTTCTATCTCGGCCTGCCGCCGCCCGCGGCCTGGCCCTTCATCGCGGCCTCGTCCCTGGTGCGCATTGCCTACTACGCGGCGCTTGCCGGGGCCTACCGCCATGGCGACCTGGGCCTGACCTATCCCATCATGCGCGGATCGGCCCCCCTGCTGGTGGCGCTGGCCAGCGCGGCGCTGGGCGCGCCTCTGTCGCGGCAGGCCTGGCTGGGCGTGGTGCTGCTGTCGGCGGGCGTGCTGCTGGTGGGCCTGGCGCGCACGGGCCTCGATACGGCGGGAGCCGGCAACCACCGCAAGGCGCTGGGTTTCGCGCTGGCCAATGCCTGCATCATCGCCAGCTATACCGTCATCGACAGCCTGGGCGTGCGCGCCGCGGGCGATGCGTTCTCCTATGCCGCGGCGCTTTTCCTGTTCGACGGATTGCCCTTTATGGCGCTGGTGCTGTGGCGCGCCGGCCCGCGGCGCGCCGAGGCCCTGGCCTATCTGCGTGCCCGCGCTGCGCTGGCCCTGATCGGCACGGCGGCTTCGATCGGCAGCTACTCCATTGCGCTGTGGGCCATGCTGCACGCGCCGGTGGCGCTGGTGGCGGCGCTGCGCGAGACCTCGGTGGTCTTTGCCGCGCTGATCGGCACCTGGGTGCTGCGCGAACGCTTCGGTTGGGGGCGCGCCGCAGGCACCGTGCTGGTGGTCGCTGGCGTGGCGGCCCTGCGCTTGAGCTAG
- a CDS encoding phosphonate degradation HD-domain oxygenase, protein MALAFDDIAALFASRGGARYGGERVTQTAHALQAAWLAERSGADGELITAALLHDLGHLLHEWGGTPTARGIDDRHQFGALPFLRGLFGARVLDAIRWHVDAKRYLCATRPGYQAALSPDSRRSLVLQGGVFSPAQARAFVARPHAREALRLRLWDDQAKIDALPTPGMDHYLGIAARCRLGRAQRWA, encoded by the coding sequence ATGGCGCTGGCATTCGACGACATCGCCGCGTTGTTCGCAAGCCGCGGCGGCGCCCGATACGGCGGCGAGCGCGTGACCCAGACCGCGCATGCGCTGCAGGCCGCCTGGCTTGCCGAGCGGTCCGGTGCCGACGGCGAGCTGATCACCGCGGCACTCCTGCATGACCTCGGGCACCTGCTGCACGAGTGGGGCGGGACACCCACGGCGCGCGGCATCGACGACCGGCACCAGTTCGGCGCGCTGCCCTTCCTGCGCGGGCTGTTCGGCGCGCGCGTGCTCGATGCCATCCGCTGGCATGTCGATGCCAAGCGCTATCTCTGCGCCACGCGACCGGGCTACCAGGCCGCGCTGTCGCCCGACTCGCGGCGCAGCCTGGTGCTGCAAGGCGGCGTGTTCTCGCCCGCCCAGGCGCGGGCCTTCGTTGCCCGGCCGCATGCGCGCGAGGCGCTGCGCCTGCGCCTGTGGGACGACCAGGCGAAGATCGACGCCCTGCCCACGCCGGGCATGGACCACTATCTGGGCATTGCCGCCCGCTGCCGGCTCGGGCGCGCACAGCGATGGGCGTGA
- a CDS encoding TIGR03364 family FAD-dependent oxidoreductase, producing MARSPAFDLIVVGAGIVGLAHAYTAAKRRLKVCVVERDAACVGASIRNFGFITVTGQGAGDTWRRARRAREVWGEIAPQAGIAALHHGLYLTASRPQALKVLEEFMATEMGEACELLDVREAARRAPVLQLDGAQGVLYSPHEMRVESRTAIGLLTRWLAEAHGVVFRFGEAVLEVATPRVRTARGVLHAERVAVCTNTAINGLFAERLAPHDLRLCLLHMLRVMPEPGFQLPGSVMADLSLVRYHGYSKLPAAAALLEQLQREEAESLANGIHLIVVQSADGSLVVGDSHHYSAAPEPFADQRVDDLILRHLHGTLKLEACAVTERWVGIYPSSARTDCLIDQPDDATRLVIVTSGTGASTAFGIAEDTFASW from the coding sequence ATGGCCCGATCCCCTGCATTCGACCTGATCGTCGTCGGCGCCGGCATCGTCGGTCTGGCCCATGCCTATACCGCGGCAAAGCGCAGGCTCAAGGTCTGCGTGGTCGAGCGCGACGCGGCCTGCGTCGGCGCCTCGATACGCAACTTCGGCTTCATCACCGTCACCGGCCAGGGCGCGGGCGACACCTGGCGGCGCGCGCGGCGCGCGCGCGAGGTCTGGGGCGAAATCGCGCCGCAGGCCGGCATCGCGGCGCTGCACCATGGCCTGTACCTGACGGCCTCGCGCCCCCAGGCGCTCAAGGTGCTGGAGGAATTCATGGCCACCGAGATGGGCGAGGCCTGCGAACTGCTCGATGTGCGGGAAGCCGCGCGGCGTGCGCCGGTGCTGCAGTTGGATGGCGCCCAGGGCGTGCTCTACAGCCCGCACGAGATGCGCGTGGAGTCGCGCACCGCGATTGGCCTTTTGACGCGCTGGCTGGCCGAGGCCCATGGCGTGGTGTTCCGCTTCGGTGAAGCGGTGCTGGAAGTCGCCACCCCGCGCGTGCGCACCGCGCGCGGCGTGCTGCACGCCGAGCGCGTCGCCGTCTGCACCAACACCGCTATCAACGGCCTGTTTGCCGAGCGCCTGGCGCCGCACGACCTGCGGCTGTGCCTGCTGCACATGCTGCGCGTCATGCCCGAGCCGGGCTTCCAGCTGCCGGGCTCGGTGATGGCCGACCTCAGCCTGGTGCGCTACCACGGCTACAGCAAGCTGCCCGCGGCCGCGGCCCTGCTCGAGCAGCTGCAGCGCGAGGAAGCCGAATCGCTGGCCAACGGCATCCACCTGATCGTGGTGCAAAGCGCCGACGGCTCGCTGGTGGTGGGCGACTCGCACCACTACAGCGCCGCGCCCGAGCCCTTTGCCGACCAGCGCGTGGACGATCTGATCCTGCGGCACCTGCATGGCACGCTCAAGCTCGAGGCCTGCGCCGTCACCGAGCGCTGGGTCGGCATCTACCCCTCGTCCGCCCGCACCGACTGCCTGATCGACCAACCCGACGACGCGACCCGGCTGGTAATCGTCACCAGCGGCACCGGCGCCAGCACCGCCTTCGGCATTGCCGAAGACACCTTTGCCAGCTGGTAA
- the phnX gene encoding phosphonoacetaldehyde hydrolase, which yields MRQQPSATALSAVIFDWAGTILDFGSCAPMGAFVRLFEQFGIEISIAQARGPMGVAKWDHIKALSLLPEVAAQWQRQRGRPFRDADIDQLYEVFTPMNAAVVADFADFIPGALDTVALLRARGLKIGSTTGYNRAIMGIVSPIAAAAGYVPDNLVCAGDLSAGRPAPLMMYRCFAELGVWWPATVVKVDDTEVGILEGIHAGTWTVGVAVSGNAMGLQLHEWQALDAAEQQVRREAAAGQLRAAGAHYVIDTVADLLPVMDDIAQKLAAGCKPCGPNRA from the coding sequence ATGCGCCAGCAACCCTCCGCCACCGCACTCAGCGCCGTCATCTTCGACTGGGCCGGCACCATCCTCGACTTCGGCTCCTGCGCCCCGATGGGCGCCTTCGTACGGCTGTTCGAGCAGTTCGGCATCGAGATCAGCATCGCGCAGGCCCGCGGCCCGATGGGCGTTGCCAAGTGGGACCATATCAAGGCATTGAGCCTGCTGCCCGAGGTGGCGGCGCAGTGGCAGCGCCAGCGCGGCCGGCCCTTCCGCGATGCGGACATCGATCAACTCTACGAGGTGTTCACGCCGATGAATGCCGCGGTGGTGGCCGATTTCGCGGACTTCATTCCGGGGGCGCTGGACACGGTTGCCCTGCTCCGCGCACGCGGCCTGAAGATCGGATCGACCACGGGCTACAACCGCGCGATCATGGGGATCGTCTCGCCCATCGCCGCCGCCGCAGGCTATGTGCCCGACAACCTGGTCTGCGCCGGCGATCTGAGCGCAGGCCGGCCCGCGCCGCTGATGATGTACCGCTGCTTTGCCGAGCTGGGCGTGTGGTGGCCGGCCACGGTGGTGAAGGTCGACGACACCGAGGTCGGCATCCTGGAAGGCATCCACGCCGGCACCTGGACCGTGGGCGTGGCCGTCAGCGGCAATGCGATGGGGCTGCAACTGCATGAATGGCAGGCGCTGGATGCCGCCGAGCAGCAGGTCCGCCGCGAGGCCGCAGCCGGCCAGCTGCGTGCCGCGGGGGCGCACTATGTGATCGATACGGTGGCCGATCTGCTGCCCGTCATGGATGACATCGCGCAGAAGCTGGCGGCGGGTTGCAAGCCCTGCGGTCCGAACCGCGCCTAG
- a CDS encoding glutathione peroxidase, with protein MQKFQSREGQPVPDVTFRYRENGEWKETNTEQLFKGKTVAVFSLPGAFTPTCSSTHLPRFNELAETFRANGVDDIICLAVNDPFVMESWGKDQGCDNVFLLPDGNGCFTEQMGMLVDKTELNFGKRSWRYSMLVRDGIIEKMFIEEQGADDDPFEVSDADTLLHYLNKDAQAPDLVAMLSREGCPFCHKAKQLLDDAGIAYADIPLPDSIRNRALGAIAKAQTVPQLFVNGKLIGDSEAIAQWVAERKAA; from the coding sequence ATGCAGAAATTCCAGTCCAGAGAAGGCCAGCCCGTGCCTGACGTCACGTTCCGCTACCGCGAGAACGGCGAGTGGAAGGAAACGAACACCGAGCAGCTGTTCAAAGGCAAGACGGTGGCCGTGTTTTCACTCCCGGGCGCATTCACCCCGACATGCTCGTCCACGCATCTGCCGCGTTTCAACGAACTGGCCGAAACCTTCCGCGCCAACGGGGTGGACGACATCATCTGCCTGGCGGTCAACGACCCCTTCGTCATGGAAAGCTGGGGCAAGGACCAGGGCTGCGACAACGTGTTCCTGCTGCCCGACGGCAACGGCTGCTTCACCGAGCAGATGGGCATGCTGGTCGACAAGACCGAGCTGAACTTCGGCAAGCGCTCGTGGCGCTACTCGATGCTGGTGCGCGACGGCATCATCGAGAAGATGTTCATCGAGGAGCAGGGCGCGGACGACGATCCCTTCGAGGTGTCCGACGCCGATACGCTGCTGCACTACCTCAACAAGGACGCCCAGGCGCCCGATCTGGTGGCGATGCTCAGCCGCGAGGGCTGCCCGTTCTGCCACAAGGCCAAGCAACTGCTCGACGATGCCGGCATTGCCTATGCCGACATTCCCCTTCCCGACAGCATCCGCAACCGCGCGCTGGGGGCGATCGCCAAGGCCCAGACGGTGCCGCAGCTTTTCGTCAACGGGAAATTGATAGGGGACAGCGAGGCCATTGCGCAGTGGGTCGCCGAACGCAAGGCAGCCTAG
- a CDS encoding ferritin-like domain-containing protein codes for MPVKTVADLFLHEISDTYSAEKQMTRSLPKMARAAADEQLAQAFLDHLEETRGQVERIDEIVELLNLKLKRIKCAAMEGLVEEGKDLIDEIDKGPVLDVALIGAAQKVEHYEIASYTTLITLATKLGYTAALPLLEASLAEEKATDEKLGKMGQAMAIDDAAMVGKKK; via the coding sequence ATGCCCGTGAAGACCGTTGCCGACCTGTTCCTGCATGAGATTTCGGACACCTACAGCGCGGAAAAGCAGATGACCCGCTCCCTGCCCAAGATGGCGCGCGCGGCTGCCGACGAACAGCTGGCCCAGGCATTTCTCGACCATCTGGAAGAGACGCGCGGCCAGGTGGAGCGCATCGACGAGATCGTCGAGCTGCTGAACCTCAAGCTCAAGCGCATCAAATGCGCGGCCATGGAAGGCCTGGTGGAGGAAGGCAAGGACCTGATCGATGAAATCGACAAGGGCCCCGTACTCGACGTGGCGCTGATCGGCGCCGCGCAGAAGGTCGAGCACTACGAGATCGCCAGCTACACCACCTTGATCACGCTGGCCACCAAGCTCGGCTACACCGCGGCGCTGCCGCTGCTGGAAGCCTCGCTGGCCGAAGAAAAGGCCACGGACGAGAAGCTGGGCAAGATGGGCCAGGCGATGGCCATCGACGACGCGGCCATGGTCGGAAAGAAGAAGTAA
- a CDS encoding Bug family tripartite tricarboxylate transporter substrate binding protein: MPTSRFTRRCALALAAVLTCSLAAAQDGWPARAITLVNPYAAGGPADNLARTLARQLESRLKTPVIVENKAGGGATIGTGAVARAKPDGHTLLISTSAGHVVTPLMQKIPYDGVADFDFIGVVANQPNVLVANPALKAGSVAELLALAKKEPGALNYASAGTGGATHLGGVMLQQRAGIQLTHVPYAGAAPALKEVLGGQVQLGMLNLAAVLPFVKEGRLKALAYSSRQRSELLPEVPTLAEAGIANAESSTWYTLSAPRGTPAPVLQKLAQALDATLADESFRQFLLSQGSERMVLSPAATTAFVREDRRQMAQLLGAMGSLAK, translated from the coding sequence ATGCCCACTTCACGCTTCACCCGCCGCTGCGCGCTGGCCCTTGCTGCCGTGCTCACCTGCAGCCTCGCCGCTGCCCAGGACGGCTGGCCCGCACGCGCCATCACCCTCGTCAATCCCTATGCCGCGGGCGGCCCGGCCGACAACCTGGCACGCACCCTCGCGCGCCAGCTCGAGAGCCGGCTCAAGACCCCGGTCATCGTCGAGAACAAGGCCGGCGGCGGCGCCACCATCGGCACCGGCGCCGTGGCGCGCGCCAAGCCCGATGGCCACACCCTGCTGATCAGCACCTCGGCCGGCCATGTGGTCACGCCGCTGATGCAGAAGATTCCCTATGACGGCGTGGCCGACTTCGACTTCATCGGCGTGGTGGCCAACCAGCCCAACGTGCTGGTCGCCAACCCGGCGCTGAAGGCGGGCAGCGTGGCCGAGCTGCTGGCGCTGGCGAAGAAGGAACCCGGCGCGCTCAACTACGCCTCGGCCGGCACTGGCGGCGCGACCCACCTGGGCGGCGTGATGCTGCAGCAGCGCGCCGGCATCCAGCTCACCCATGTGCCCTATGCGGGCGCGGCCCCGGCGCTCAAGGAGGTGCTGGGCGGCCAGGTGCAGCTGGGCATGCTGAACCTGGCGGCGGTACTGCCCTTCGTCAAGGAAGGCAGGCTCAAGGCCCTGGCCTATTCCTCGCGCCAGCGCTCCGAGCTGCTGCCCGAGGTGCCCACGCTGGCCGAAGCCGGCATCGCCAACGCCGAGTCCTCCACCTGGTACACGCTGTCGGCGCCGCGCGGCACTCCCGCGCCCGTGCTGCAGAAGCTGGCCCAGGCGCTGGACGCGACGCTGGCCGACGAAAGCTTCAGGCAGTTCCTGCTGTCGCAGGGCTCCGAGCGCATGGTGCTGTCGCCCGCGGCCACCACGGCCTTCGTGCGCGAGGACCGGCGGCAGATGGCGCAGCTGCTCGGCGCGATGGGCTCGCTGGCGAAATAG
- a CDS encoding flavin reductase family protein, translating into MTHPQHSDFTCVDRDALDTETAYRLLVGCVVPRPIAWITTVDDAGRVNVAPFSSYNYVATSPPMLAVNIALRAGDGAIKDSARNILDSREFVVNVATEATMDEMHRSAWEYPPDVSEAEVLGLPLLPSRHVRAPRIASSPVQMECRLDQAVTLGRGVNTLYIGEVVAFHLSSEVYDGRRVDAQKMRPVARLGGPFYSGLGEVFHRPMLQKPPGGEGSAS; encoded by the coding sequence ATGACACATCCACAACACAGCGACTTCACCTGCGTCGACCGCGACGCGCTCGACACCGAGACCGCCTACCGCCTGCTGGTCGGCTGCGTGGTGCCCCGGCCGATCGCCTGGATCACCACCGTCGATGACGCGGGGCGCGTCAACGTCGCGCCCTTCAGCTCCTACAACTACGTCGCCACCAGCCCGCCGATGCTGGCCGTCAACATCGCGCTGCGCGCCGGCGACGGCGCGATCAAGGACTCGGCGCGCAACATCCTCGACAGCCGCGAATTCGTCGTCAACGTGGCGACCGAGGCCACCATGGACGAGATGCACCGCAGCGCCTGGGAATACCCGCCGGATGTCAGCGAGGCCGAGGTGCTGGGCCTGCCGCTGCTGCCCAGCCGCCATGTGCGCGCGCCGCGCATCGCCTCGTCGCCGGTGCAGATGGAATGCCGGCTCGACCAGGCCGTGACGCTGGGGCGCGGGGTGAACACGCTCTATATCGGTGAGGTGGTGGCCTTCCACCTGTCCAGCGAGGTCTATGACGGCCGCCGCGTCGACGCCCAGAAGATGCGCCCGGTGGCCCGGCTGGGCGGGCCGTTCTACAGCGGCCTGGGGGAGGTGTTCCACCGCCCGATGCTGCAAAAGCCACCCGGTGGCGAAGGCTCGGCCAGCTGA